A genomic window from Lycium barbarum isolate Lr01 chromosome 4, ASM1917538v2, whole genome shotgun sequence includes:
- the LOC132637639 gene encoding uncharacterized protein LOC132637639 has translation MNGAVEAANKNIKKILRKITDSHRQWHEKLPYALLGYRTTARTSTGATPYMLVYEWIRSRHEQLMLIDEKKMDAVCHGQLYQNRMSKAFNKRVRQRKFEPGQLVLKRIFPHQDEARGKFALNWQGPYVVHRVLSGGALILAEMDGKVSTKPINSDSIKKYYI, from the exons atgaatggagcagtcgAGGCAGCAaataaaaacatcaagaagatcttGAGGAAGATAACAGACAGTCACAGGCAGTGGCATGAAAAGTTGCCATATGCTTTGCTTGGTTACCGTACCACTGCTAGAACATCCACAGGAGCAACTCCCTATATGCTGGTCTATG AATGGATACGTAGTAGACATGAACAGTTAATGCTCATTGATGAGAAAAAGATGGACGCCGTCTGTCATGGTCAACTTTATCAGAATAGGATGTCCAAGGCATTTAACAAGAGAGTAAGGCAAAGGAAATTCGAACCAGGGCAGTTGGTTTTAAAGCGAATATTTCCTCATCAGGACGAAGCTAGAGGGAAATTCGCACTAAATTGGCAAGGTCCATACGTGGTTCATCGAGTGCTTTCAGGAGGAGCATTGATTTTGGCAGAAATGGATGGTAAAGTGAGCACGAAGCCCATCAACTCAGACTCGATCAAGAAGTACTACATCTGA
- the LOC132637640 gene encoding uncharacterized protein LOC132637640 — protein sequence MRAMTTLFHDMIHKEIEVYVDDVIIKSRRSSEHFPDLRKFFERLQRYNLKLNPAKCTFGVPAGKLLGFIVSRKGEDISEPYSGWRMFFDEASNFKGVGIGAVLVSETGQHYPISAKIRFPCTNNMAEYEACVLGLRMAVYMNIKELLVIGDSDLLVHQVLGKWTTKNVEILPYLHCVKELCKQFREIDFKHVPRIQNEFVDAFATLSSMIQHLDKNYIDPIKVEIHDQQAYCFHVDEELDGQPWYYDIKKLLETREYPKNATNKQKRTLRRMANHFFLNGEILYRRTLDLGLLRCVDATEATRLLEEVHGDFIQVPPNELNVMGSPWPFVAWGFDVIGPIEPPASNGHRFILVAIDYFTKWVEDSTYKAVTKKVVADFVCNNIVCRFGIPESIITDNAANLNSDLMRETCEKIKIAY from the exons ATGAGGGCCATGACTACTTTATTCCATGATATGATTCATAAGGAGATTGAAGTCTACgtggacgatgtcattatcaaaTCCCGAAGGAGTTCAGAACATTTTCCTGACCTAAGGAAATTCTTTGAACGATTGCAGAggtacaacttgaagttgaatccagCAAAATGTACGTTTGGAGTTCCTGCTGGAAAATTATTGGGATTCATTGTTAGCAGAAAAG GGGAAGATATTTCAGAGCCTTATTCAGGATGGAGGATGTTCTTTGATGAAGCGTCAAATTTCAAAGGAGTCGGAATAGGAGCAGTTTTGGTTTCCGAGACAGGTCAGCACTACCCTATCTCGGCAAAGATCAGATTTCCCTGCACGaacaatatggcagaatacgAAGCTTGCGTCCTCGGGCTTAGGATGGCAGTTTATATGAACATCAAAGAACTTTTGGTAATAGGCGATTCTGACCTATTGGTCCATCAGGTACTAGGAaaatggaccactaagaatgtCGAAATTCTTCCATACTTACATTGCGTGAAGGAATTGTGCAAGCAGTTCAGAGAGATTGATTTCAAGCATGTGCCTCGAATCCAAAatgagtttgttgatgcctttgcGACATTGTCATCAATGATCCAACATCTTGACAAGAATTACATCGACCCTATCAAGGTAGAAATACACGATCAGCAAGCATATTGTTTTCATGTCGATGAGGAATTGGATGGCCAGCCATGGTACTACGACATTAAAAAGTTGCTCGAGACGAGAGAATATCCGAAAAATGCAACTAACAAACAGAAGCGGACCTTGAGGAGAATGGCAAATCACTTCTTCCTTAACGGAGAAATCCTATATAGGAGGACTTTAGATCTGGGATTGCTAAGATGTGTGGATGCCACAGAGGCGACGAGGTTGTTAGAAGAA GTTCACGGAGATTTCATTCAAGTTCCCCCAAATGAGCTTAATGTAATGGGCTCCCCTTGGCCGTTCGTCGCTTGGGGCTTTGATGTGATTGGACCTATCGAACCCCCTGCATCAAATGGGCATCGCTTCATCTTAGTGGCCATCGATTATTTCACTAAATGGGTCGAAGATTCAACGTACAAGGCAGTAACAAAGAAGGTGGTAGCAGATTTTGTTTGCAACAATATAGTTTGCCGATTTGGGATTCCAGAATCAATTATCACAGATAATGCAGCCAATCTTAACAGCGATCTTATGAGAGAGACTTGTGAAAAGATTAAGATTGCCTACTGA